A single Plasmodium yoelii strain 17X genome assembly, chromosome: 10 DNA region contains:
- a CDS encoding ribosomal protein S8e yields the protein MGISRDGRHKLRLTGGKKKIHKKKRKYELGRPPSNTKLGSRQVHVVRGRGRNYKYRAIKLDSGSFSWPAFGISKMTRIIDVVYNASNNELVRTKTLVKNCIVLIDSHPFTAWYENTFGVTLGKKKKSKEEEGKEEENNEEQKEENNEDKDEKDKKSYSVIKKIGKAKQIDPALLEQFKQGRVLACISSRPGQCGKADGYIIEGDELLFYKRKMDKKKRN from the exons ATGGGTATTAGCAGAGATGGAAGACATAAACTTCGTTTAACTGGTGGTAAGAAAAagattcataaaaaaaagagaaagtATGAATTAGGAAGACCACCTTCAAATACCAAGTTAGGTAGTAGACAAGTCCACGTTGTTAGAGGACGAGGAAGAAATTACAAGTATCGTGCAATTAAGTTAGATTCTGGTAGTTTTTCATGGCCTGCTTTTGGAATTTCAAAAATGACAAGAATTATCGATGTTGTTTACAACGCATCAAATAACGAATTAGTTAGAACTAAAACTTTAGTCAAAAATTGTATTGTTTTAATTGATTCTCATCCATTTACAGCATG GTATGAAAATACATTTGGTGTTACCCTTGGTAAGAAAAAGAAATCAAAAGAAGAAGAAGGtaaagaagaagaaaataatgaagaacaaaaagaagaaaataatgaagacaaagatgaaaaagataaaaaatcatactcagtaattaaaaaaataggaaAAGCAAAACAAATCGATCCAGCTTTACTTGAACAATTTAAACAAGGAAGAGTTTTAGCTTGTATTAGTAGCAGACCCGGACAATGTGGTAAAGCAGATGGTTACATTATTGAAGGAgatgaattattattttacaaaCGTAAAATGGATAAGAAAAAGAgaaattaa
- a CDS encoding FANCJ-like helicase, putative has product MENKINKRYKIVKKDDVTHRYTINDVEVCFPYELYDCQYNYMLSVLNALKKKENAILESPTGTGKTLCLLCASISYLVNVLEKKGHFNESINIRENKSNVSFGFKENDNGPKKAIKADYPKIIYASRTHSQLKQVIKELKNVYFIKNNEKYKLLTTILGSRDQLCVHNISYNCKGTMLNNMCKRVRKSGECMYHNGLKHLYKYKHLFTTPMDVETLNEIGKGNNSVGQNIHFCPFYATREIQNECHVILLPYNYLFEENTRRILKLDLENCIIIIDEGHNIENVAEEAVSFKIRDSDLNLFLESIKATLTILEKVNDIDKEIQEKINVDELFILNRSINSLITWLDNERLERNDKKKIKERHKTYEGNKIFDIFENNNINISKSNFENFNNLLSNMIELLNKYINDFKLSQMDVKNVNKYIATIDNVKKAFSILFSDIVKNCIEYFQLYINEEKVLYNDSNDPNKVYDHMKKFTKIKTKIGYDNQNNYTMSKTISLLCFSATASLCGIIKEKVNSIIVTSGTLSPVEPFSKQLSGSYFSFHHILENDHVIKSHQLFVGCMTHYNNQLLLSTYENRSNENYIKALGNCIFDIIACIPFGVLIFFSSYSSMTETVATWKKLKIFDKINSYKTIFVEPNKAADLKDILFQYENIIKKKRKGAILMGVCRGKISEGIDFKDDCCRGVIICGLPYGNVYDSKIIFKREFLDNFKSEITESNNSSETNNDNNTSKGNKWYNEEAMRSINQSIGRVIRHKDDYGAILFLDSRFSNNQRIKEISKWVRAHFRVYRDIDQIQNDIEKFFELFKGINNLKTEQANINNSQRSGEKENGGYGMNDSFNKIGGNEESSIMKQIGKNFQDCYIQNTKQNKHGISENKFVFNPTKKIKNQPKILSMIQNITKGKQAQNNIYIDSTNDEKQIFKTKDDEENNAKLDDAKSLISAFRGIFSKDIYTKFFELIKETKKKNDENKYELLISKIFDLILENCESEKNETSDDNTIIKNAPINFHLVMPEKKIINIWELVIKLINNFFPAEQTEKCFFIIRKKFREKTNHFQELEKYVYNYRLKKIERI; this is encoded by the coding sequence ATGgagaataaaattaataagagATACAAAATAGTAAAGAAGGATGATGTAACTCATCGATATACTATTAATGATGTAGAAGTTTGCTTTCCATATGAATTATATGATTGccaatataattatatgctAAGTGTTTTAAatgcattaaaaaaaaaagaaaatgcaATATTAGAATCTCCTACCGGTACAGGTAAAACATTATGTTTACTTTGTGCGAGTATAAGTTATTTGGTAAAtgttttagaaaaaaaagggCATTTTAATGAAAGCATAAATATACgagaaaataaatcaaatgtTTCCTTTGGGTtcaaagaaaatgataatggACCTAAAAAAGCCATAAAAGCTGATTATcccaaaataatatatgcatcGAGAACACATAGTCAATTAAAACAAGTAattaaagaattaaaaaatgtatatttcataaaaaataatgaaaaatacaaattattaaCAACAATATTAGGATCAAGAGATCAATTATGTGTTCACAATATTAGTTACAATTGCAAAGGTACAATGTTAAATAATATGTGTAAAAGAGTTAGAAAAAGTGGAGAATGTATGTATCATAATGGGTtaaaacatttatataaatataagcaTTTATTTACTACCCCTATGGATGTTGAAACATTAAATGAAATTGGAAAAGGAAATAATTCTGTTGGACAGAATATTCACTTTTGTCCATTTTATGCTACTAGAGAAATTCAAAATGAATGTCATGTTATACTACTaccatataattatttatttgaagaAAATACAAGaagaatattaaaattagatttagaaaattgtattattataattgatGAAGGACATAATATTGAAAACGTTGCAGAAGAAGCTGTATCATTTAAAATAAGAGATTCtgatttaaatttatttttagaaaGCATAAAAGCTACTCTTACTATATTAGAAAAAGTTAATGATATAGATAAAGAAATtcaagaaaaaataaatgtagatgaattatttatattgaatAGAAGTATTAATAGTTTAATTACATGGCTAGATAATGAACGATTAGAACGAAAtgataaaaagaaaattaaagAAAGACATAAAACATATGaaggaaataaaatttttgatatatttgaaaataataatataaatattagtaaaagtaattttgaaaattttaataatttattatcaaatatgatagaattattaaataaatatattaacgaTTTTAAATTATCTCAAATGgatgtaaaaaatgtaaataaatatatagctACTATAGATAATGTGAAAAAAGCATTTAGCATATTATTTAGTGATATagttaaaaattgtatagaatatttccaattatatattaatgaagaaaaagTATTATATAACGATTCTAATGATCCAAATAAAGTTTATGAtcatatgaaaaaatttacaaaaattaaaactaAAATTGGATAtgataatcaaaataattatactATGAGTAAAactatatcattattatgtttttcGGCAACAGCTAGCTTATgtggaataataaaagaaaaagtaAATTCAATAATTGTAACATCTGGAACATTATCTCCAGTAGAACCATTTTCAAAACAATTAAGTGGAAgttatttttcatttcatcATATATTAGAAAATGATCATGTTATTAAATCGCATCAACTATTTGTTGGTTGTATGACTCATTATAATaatcaattattattatctactTATGAAAATAGAtctaatgaaaattatataaaagcTTTAGGCAATTGTATATTTGATATAATTGCTTGTATACCTTTTGGTgttctaatatttttttcatcttacAGTTCTATGACCGAAACTGTTGCAACttggaaaaaattaaaaatttttgataaaataaactcatataaaacaatatttgtTGAACCCAATAAAGCAGCTGatttaaaagatatattatttcaatatgaaaatataataaaaaaaaaaagaaaaggtGCTATACTTATGGGTGTATGTAGAGGAAAAATATCAGAAGGAATAGATTTTAAAGATGATTGTTGTAGGGGTGTTATAATTTGTGGATTACCTTATGGTAATGTCTATGAtagtaaaattatatttaaaagagAATTTTTAGATAATTTTAAATCCGAAATAACTGAATCAAATAATTCGAGTGAaacaaataatgataataatacatcTAAAGGAAATAAATGGTATAATGAAGAAGCTATGAGATCAATTAACCAGTCTATTGGTAGGGTTATTAGACATAAAGATGACTATGGAGCAATACTTTTTCTTGATTCTCGATTTTCGAATAATCAAAGAATTAAAGAAATTTCTAAATGGGTTAGGGCTCATTTTCGTGTATATAGAGATATAGATCAAATACAAAATGATATTGAAAAATTTTTTGAGCTTTTTAaaggtataaataatttgaaaaCGGAGCAAgcaaatattaataattctcaAAGATCTggtgaaaaagaaaatggagGTTATGGAATGAATGAcagttttaataaaataggTGGAAATGAAGAAAGTAGTATTATGAAACAAATTGGAAAAAATTTTCAAGACtgttatatacaaaatactAAACAAAACAAACATGGAATTTCAGAAAATAAATTCGTTTTTAACcctacaaaaaaaattaaaaatcaGCCTAAAATACTTAGTATGatacaaaatataacaaaaggAAAACAAgcgcaaaataatatatatatagatagtacaaatgatgaaaaacaaatttttaaaacaaaagatgatgaagaaaataatgcAAAGTTGGATGATGCAAAGTCATTGATATCAGCTTTTAGAGGAATATTTTCGaaagatatatatactaaattttttgaactaataaaagaaacaaaaaaaaaaaatgatgaaaataaatacgAATTATTAATAAGTAAAATTTTCGATCTAATTCTCGAAAATTGTGAatcagaaaaaaatgaaacttCCGATGACAatacaattataaaaaatgcgCCGATAAATTTTCATCTTGTTATgccagaaaaaaaaataataaatatctGGGAACTTGTTATTAAACTTATTAATAACTTTTTCCCTGCAGAACAAACAGAAAAGtgtttcttcattattaGAAAGAAGTTTAGAGAAAAGACAAACCATTTTCAGGAGTtggaaaaatatgtatataactACAGGCTCAAAAAAATTGAACGGATATAA